Genomic window (Prosthecobacter fusiformis):
CAGGCTTACCTGGATGCGTACTTCAAATCAGCCAGCGGCAGCGCCTTTGTGCCAGATGATTTAGGAACACTGCAACTGCTTCTGGATCTGCACGTGCTGGATAAGGCGATCTACGAAATCGGCTACGAACTCAGTTACCGGCCACATCTTTTGCCCATACCTTTGGAGGCTGTGGAAAAGATCTTGGCTCCTTATCAACAGGGTTGAGGGATGATGCATTTTGTGACTCCTCACCCTCTGTGTTGAGAACTTCATCAAGGCTAAAAGGATACTTCTATGCTTCCGCCTCAGCCTGCTTCCACCCCCTTGCCTTGGGAACTTCCTTCAGGGCACCGCGAACGAATTCGCAATCTGGCCCAACAAACATTGCTTGAAGGTTCGATTCTTCCCGTGGAAGAGATCTCGAATCTTCAAACTTGGCAGCTTCCTTTTGGAGCGAACGTATCCGCCGCCGGTGTGGAGTACCGAGTCTGGGCTCCTGCGCAGCTGGGACTGGAGCTGCATATAGAAACGGCTTCTGGGGATGCTCGAATTCTTCCGATGCTGCCAGACGGGAAGGGATACCACCATGTGACCGATGGAGAGGGGCAAGCCGGAGATCGATATGCCTGCAAGTTGGCCGATGGCAGTTTGCAACCCGATCCCGCATCCCGATTCCAGCCAGCAGGTGTGCATGGATACTCACAAGTGGTGGATCCAGCAACGTATTCATGGAAAGACCAGACCTGGGAAAGGCCGGCCTTTCGGGATCTCGTGCTCTACGAATTGCATGTGGGAACTTTCACGCAGGAGGGGTCTTTTCTTTCCGCGATTGCCAAGTTGGCTGACCTCCAGAAACTTGGCATCAATGCCATTGAAATCATGCCGCTGGCAGATTTTGCCGGCAAACGTAACTGGGGGTATGATGGCGTATTCATCTATGCACCGGCCAATGCCTATGGCACCCCAGATGACTTGCGTGCCCTGGTGGATGCGGCCCATGCCCACGGCATCGCGGTGATTTTGGATGTGGTCTATAATCACGTAGGCCCAGATGGCTCCAGCCTCGCAGCTTTTTCACCGGCCTATTTTGATCCGGAGCGGCCTACCCCCTGGGGCATGTCATTCAATTTTGATGGTGTCGGTTCGGCGGCGGTGCGGGAATACTTTGCCAGCAATCCCCTGTATTGGATGCATGAGTTTCACATGGACGGTTTTCGCCTTGATGCCACCCATGCCATGAACGATACTTCGAAGCGGCATATCCTGACGGAAATCGCTGCCCGCATCCACTCGTTAGGTGGATACGTCATCGCCGAGGATGAACGCAATTCAGCCCGTCTCATCGAGCCGGAGGATAAAGGAGGTTACGGATTGGATGCTGTCTGGGCGGATGATTTTCATCATTCAGTTCGTGTCGGGCAGACGCGGGAACAGTATGCCTATCTGCAAAACTTCAGCGGTTCTCTGGAAGAAACGGTGGATACATTAAAACACGGCTGGCGCTTTAGAGGGCAGATACTTGCGCCGGGGCGCGTAGCTCGCGGGACTGAGGTTAGTCACGTGGCGCCATCGAGCCTCATTCATTGTATCTCCAATCACGATCAGTCAGGAAACCGTGCCTTTGGCGAGCGTGTGAGTGCCAGCATATCCCTGGATTCATACCGTGCTATTTCGATGCTGCTTTGCCTGTCTCCCTATACTCCGATGTTCTTTATGGGACAGGAATGGGCGGCTTCGACGCCCTTCCTTTTTTTTACGGACCATCATCCTGGACTCGGCCAGCTCGTGACAGATGGGAGAAGGCGGGAGTTTTCAGCCTTCCCTGAATTCAACGATCCAGCGACACTCAATGACATACCGGATCCCCAAAGCGTAGAAACCTTTTTACGCTCAAAACTGGACTGGAATGAAACCTTGTTGCCTGCACATGCCGGAGTGCTGGAGCTATACCGCCAGTGTTTGCTGCTTCGCAAATCCCAGGCTGCTTTCCGCCCGCAGACCAGGCAAGGATGGGATGTCGGGGCAATGCAGCGCGGCGTCGCCTACATTCGATATGACGACTGGGGGACAAGTTATCTGCTGCTATTTCATTTGTGGCCCGAAGAAGATTTAGTCCAACTGGATCTGGAGCATCTGCCTTGGATGCAGCAAGGCAGCCCATGGGAGTTTCTGATATCCAGTAACGATGTGGCCTTTGGTGGTGCTGGTTGTTCTCTGTCTGGCAAGGATTCCACGTATGTCTTCGGTGGTGCTGAAACCCTTTTGCTACGGTCGCCACCCGGCTTCTGATCTTTTAAAGAATTATTTTCATGAGCCCTTTTCCCTCCATTCCTACAGCTACTTGCCGCCTTCAGTTTCACCAAGGTTTCCGGTTTGCCGATGCGCAGAACATCGTGCCATATCTTCGAGATCTGGGCATCACCCATATCTATGCGTCCCCCATCTTTAGGGCCAGCCAAGGCAGTCTTCATGGTTATGACATTTGTGATCATAACGAACTCAATCCTGAATTGGGTAATCGTGACGACTTCGATTCGCTGACGGAGGAGATGAGGAAGTATGGTCTAAAACTGATCCTCGACTTTGTGCCTAACCACATGGGTATCACAGAGGGCAGCAATCTATGGTGGATGGATGTGCTGGAGAACGGTCCTTCTTCCTGCTATGCCAGCTACTTTGACATCGACTGGAAGCCATTAAAAAGAGAGCTGGAGTCCAAGGTGCTTCTTCCGATTTTAGGGGAGCAGTATGGCCGCACACTTGAGGGGGGGAAACTCTTCATCGAATATGATCAGGGAAGCTTTTGCCTGCGCTATGAAGACCGTTATTTACCGTTGGCTGTGCACAGCCTCCTTCCGGTGCTGGAGCGTGTGGTATCGAAACTTCATTTGGAGGAAGCTGACGTTCCAGTGGAACTGGAAAGCATCATGTTTGCCATTGAACATCTGCCTTACACGCAGGAAGCGCTTGGGGGACGCATGGCTGAGCTGGTGCGGGAGAAAGAGGTGATACGCACTCGCATGATGAGACTCTGTGAGGAACACCCGGAGGTCACAGCAGCAATTGCAACCGCATTGGAAGATTTTAACACCGGCGGCGAGCACAAAAACTTTGATCCTCTGGATGCTCTCATCAGTGCCCAGCATTATCGTCTGGCCTCATGGCGAGTTGCTGCTGAGGAAATCAATTACCGCCGTTTTTTTGACGTCAATACTCTGGTGGCTTTGCAGATGCATTTGCCTGAGGTGTTTGCAGCCACGCATCAACTTGTGGGAGAGCTCCTCAAGTCGGATGTAGTCACTGGACTGCGGATTGATCACATCGATGGGCTACGGGATCCTCATCGTTATCTGACACTCCTGCAGGAATGCCATGCCAATGCACATGAGGTGAATCCAGAGTCCAAACCTCTTTATCTACTGGTGGAGAAGATTCTCGGGCGTGATGAAAATCTTCGTGAAGACTGGCCTGTCCATGGCACTACGGGCTATGAGTTTGCCACCCAAGTCATCGACGTGCTGATCGATAGCGATGCTGAAGCGCAGTTTACCCAAACATATCGTCGCTTCACAGGCATGGCATTGCCATACTCTGAGTTTGCCTATCGTGGAAAACTGCTAGTCATGCGTGCCGCAATGGCCAGCGAGGTGAATGTTTTGGCTCACCAGCTCAGCCGCATTGCTGAGACCAACCGCTGGTATCGTGATTTCACCTTGGAGGCTTTGGGTACTGCTTTGCGTGAAATCATTGCCTGCTTTCAGGTTTATCGCACATACATCACGCCCGAGGGGGAGATCAGCCATGAAGATCACCGCATTATTCTTCGTGCGATCGCCATGGCCCGAAGGAAAAATGCGGAACTGGAGCGCACCGTTTTTGAGTTCATTCGTGATGTGCTTTTGCCCCCTGCGGATAACCCCCATCCGGTGGATGAAAATGCCCGCCGGTTGTTTGTCTTGAAGCTTCAGCAATGCACAGGTGCCATTACGGCGAAAGGAGTGGAGGACACTGCTTTTTATGCTTATACACGATTGGTTGCCCTCAATGAAGTAGGAGGAGAGCCCGGTCACTTCGGCAGTGATGTGGAGAGGTTTCATCAGCAAAATAAAATGCGTGGGGAGAAGCATCCGCATTGCATGCTAGCCACCTCCACACATGACACGAAACGAAGTGAGGACGTCCGTGCACGCATCGCCGCCCTCTCTGAAATGCCCCGTGAATGGGCGCGGGCAGTGCGGACCTGGCACCGTGCTAACCGGAAGTTCGCCAAAAAAATGGAGGATTCCGCCGCTCCTGATTTGAATGAAGAATACTTCCTGTATCAAACCTTGCTAGGAAGCTGGCCCCTGTATCCAATGTCCGAGGAAGAGCGCCAGGAATACATCGGCCGCATCTGCCACTACATGGTCAAATCATTGCATGAGGCCAAGATCAATAGCAGTTGGATCGAGCCAAATTTAGAGTGGGACAATGCAGTGAGCGTTTTTGTGGAGCGCATCCTGACCCCGGCAAAAAACAACTCCTTTGAAACCAGCTTTCTGCCTTTGAGCGAACGTGTTGCAGAGCTCGGGGCCTTCAATGCTCTCACGCAACTCGTGTTAAAGCTCACTTCTCCTGGCGTACCGGATGTCTATCAAGGCCAGGAATTATGGGACTTCAGCCTTGTCGATCCAGACAACCGTCGTCCAGTGGACTTTAACTTACGGAAGTCCATGCTCGAAGAAAGTTTCCCCACTCCTGAGGAAATGTTGAGCCAGTGGCGTGATGGTCGCATCAAGCTTTTCATCACCCAGAAGCTTCTTCATCTCAGGCAGCAGCATTTTTCCCTATTTGCCTCTGGCTGTTATGATCCGCTAAAGACGAGCGGCATCTACGCTAGAAATGTCATCGCGTATCGCCGCGGGGATCTTGTTGTTGTGGTTCCCAGACTCATCTCCCAGGTCGGCACTCCTCCTGTGGGGGATTGTTGGCAAGATACCTCGGTTGAGTGGGAAGGATTGCCGGATCTCTTTAATGTCTTCACGGGTGGATGGCTGGCATCCTGTCCCTCCATGCCGATGTCTCAGCTACTGAAAGTGTTTCCAGTCGGTGTTTTCATCACGAAGGAATCGCCACATTAGGCATTGAGAGGCTTTTACATCCATAGGCAGCCTGTCGTGCGAATTGTTATCGCCCGCCAGACTAAACCTTCTCTGGCCATGGCTCATATTGCATGCACATCCCCCCTCAATCTCTGCAAGATAAGGTCGCCCTCGTAACCGGGGCAGGTTCAGGTATCGGCAAAGCCTCTGCCAAAATTTTGGCCCATGCTGGCGCGTCAGTGGTCCTTGTAGGTACCACTTTAGAAAAGCTGCAGGAAGTGGAGGAAGAAATACGCCACCACGGTGGAAAGGCTGTTTCAATCTGTGCCGATGTTAGCCAGAGCAAGGAGGTGGAGAAAGCTGTCGAAACAGCTATTCATCACTGGGGCAGACTAGACATCGTGCTGGCCAATGCGGGTATCAATGGAGTCTGGGCTCCTTTGGCAGACATTAAGGAAGAAGAGTGGGATGCGACACTCGATACCAATCTCAAAGGTACATTTCTGACTTTGAAGCATAGCTTTCCGCATCTGAAAAAACACGGCGGCTCAGTTATTGTCACCGCATCAGTCAATGGCACCCGCATGTTTAGCAATACCGGTGCTTCCGTTTACGCCTGCTCGAAAGCAGGGCAGGTGGCTCTTGTGAAAATGCTGGCTCTCGAATGGGCTCCAGAACGTATCCGCATCAATGTGATATGCCCTGGCGCGATTGAAACGGAGATTGATGACTCTACAGACGTGCGACCTCAGTCAGGCAAACAATTGACTGTGGATTTTCCAGACGGAACCGTTCCTTTAAATCAAGGAGAAGCTGGCACTGCCGGGGAAGTGGCGCAACTAGTCTGGTTTTTAGCCTCCGA
Coding sequences:
- the treZ gene encoding malto-oligosyltrehalose trehalohydrolase, which produces MLPPQPASTPLPWELPSGHRERIRNLAQQTLLEGSILPVEEISNLQTWQLPFGANVSAAGVEYRVWAPAQLGLELHIETASGDARILPMLPDGKGYHHVTDGEGQAGDRYACKLADGSLQPDPASRFQPAGVHGYSQVVDPATYSWKDQTWERPAFRDLVLYELHVGTFTQEGSFLSAIAKLADLQKLGINAIEIMPLADFAGKRNWGYDGVFIYAPANAYGTPDDLRALVDAAHAHGIAVILDVVYNHVGPDGSSLAAFSPAYFDPERPTPWGMSFNFDGVGSAAVREYFASNPLYWMHEFHMDGFRLDATHAMNDTSKRHILTEIAARIHSLGGYVIAEDERNSARLIEPEDKGGYGLDAVWADDFHHSVRVGQTREQYAYLQNFSGSLEETVDTLKHGWRFRGQILAPGRVARGTEVSHVAPSSLIHCISNHDQSGNRAFGERVSASISLDSYRAISMLLCLSPYTPMFFMGQEWAASTPFLFFTDHHPGLGQLVTDGRRREFSAFPEFNDPATLNDIPDPQSVETFLRSKLDWNETLLPAHAGVLELYRQCLLLRKSQAAFRPQTRQGWDVGAMQRGVAYIRYDDWGTSYLLLFHLWPEEDLVQLDLEHLPWMQQGSPWEFLISSNDVAFGGAGCSLSGKDSTYVFGGAETLLLRSPPGF
- the treY gene encoding malto-oligosyltrehalose synthase is translated as MSPFPSIPTATCRLQFHQGFRFADAQNIVPYLRDLGITHIYASPIFRASQGSLHGYDICDHNELNPELGNRDDFDSLTEEMRKYGLKLILDFVPNHMGITEGSNLWWMDVLENGPSSCYASYFDIDWKPLKRELESKVLLPILGEQYGRTLEGGKLFIEYDQGSFCLRYEDRYLPLAVHSLLPVLERVVSKLHLEEADVPVELESIMFAIEHLPYTQEALGGRMAELVREKEVIRTRMMRLCEEHPEVTAAIATALEDFNTGGEHKNFDPLDALISAQHYRLASWRVAAEEINYRRFFDVNTLVALQMHLPEVFAATHQLVGELLKSDVVTGLRIDHIDGLRDPHRYLTLLQECHANAHEVNPESKPLYLLVEKILGRDENLREDWPVHGTTGYEFATQVIDVLIDSDAEAQFTQTYRRFTGMALPYSEFAYRGKLLVMRAAMASEVNVLAHQLSRIAETNRWYRDFTLEALGTALREIIACFQVYRTYITPEGEISHEDHRIILRAIAMARRKNAELERTVFEFIRDVLLPPADNPHPVDENARRLFVLKLQQCTGAITAKGVEDTAFYAYTRLVALNEVGGEPGHFGSDVERFHQQNKMRGEKHPHCMLATSTHDTKRSEDVRARIAALSEMPREWARAVRTWHRANRKFAKKMEDSAAPDLNEEYFLYQTLLGSWPLYPMSEEERQEYIGRICHYMVKSLHEAKINSSWIEPNLEWDNAVSVFVERILTPAKNNSFETSFLPLSERVAELGAFNALTQLVLKLTSPGVPDVYQGQELWDFSLVDPDNRRPVDFNLRKSMLEESFPTPEEMLSQWRDGRIKLFITQKLLHLRQQHFSLFASGCYDPLKTSGIYARNVIAYRRGDLVVVVPRLISQVGTPPVGDCWQDTSVEWEGLPDLFNVFTGGWLASCPSMPMSQLLKVFPVGVFITKESPH
- a CDS encoding SDR family oxidoreductase produces the protein MHIPPQSLQDKVALVTGAGSGIGKASAKILAHAGASVVLVGTTLEKLQEVEEEIRHHGGKAVSICADVSQSKEVEKAVETAIHHWGRLDIVLANAGINGVWAPLADIKEEEWDATLDTNLKGTFLTLKHSFPHLKKHGGSVIVTASVNGTRMFSNTGASVYACSKAGQVALVKMLALEWAPERIRINVICPGAIETEIDDSTDVRPQSGKQLTVDFPDGTVPLNQGEAGTAGEVAQLVWFLASDASSHITGTEIFIDGGQSLLQG